AGAAACAGTATTCAGCACCATACAGAGCCATAACTCTTATCAAAAACCTAACTTTCTCGCAAGTTGCGGAATTGGTTACGGACAGAGAATTCAATGAAATGCTTTTCGTTTCTCCCATGTGGCGCAGAACTTATCCCGCGTCTGAAGTGGCAGCTCACGCAGTGGGTTACGTATCAGAGATAACAAAAGAAGAACTGGAAACAAGGGACTCTTCCCAGTATAGAGGTGGAGATCTCATAGGAAAGACTGCAATAGAAGCTTTTTATGATGACTATCTCAATGGATGGGCTGGAGAATCGGTAATAGAAGTTGATGCCCGTGGAAGGAAACTTCGCGACATAAGCAGCAAAGAGCCGGTAAGAGGCAAGGATATCATCCTGAGTGTTGACCTTGAAGCACAACGCTATGCGGCAGAGTTAATGGGGAAATATAGAGGCGCAGTGGTTGCAATGGATGTCAATGATGGCTCAATAAAATGCATTTATTCATCTCCGTCCTATGATCCTAATTCTCTGACATGGGGTATCTCTAGCAAAGAATGGGCGGCTCTGGCAGACCGCATAGAAAGACCTATGATGAACAGGGCTATATCTGGGTCATATCCGCCAGCTTCTACATTTAAAGTCGTGACGGCCTCAGCCGCACTTGAGGCGAAAACAATAAATACAAGAACCAATGTTCATTGCCCCGGATACTTTACATTGGGAACAGGAAGGTTTAGATGTTGGAAAAGAACAGGCCATGGTTCAGAAAATGTAAATAATGCGATACGAGATTCCTGTGACGTGTTCTTTTATCAAACTGCGACGTGGTTAGGAATAGACAAGCTTATTCTGACAGCAGAAAAATACGGAGTTGGACAAAAGACAGGCATAGACCTAATTAGTGAAGTAGATGGCACGATTGCGGGACCCAAGTGGAAGAGAGAGAGAATTAAAGAAGCATGGTACGGTGGAGACACAGTAAACTACTCGATAGGGCAGGGCTATCTGCTTATGACCCCTCTACAACTTGCAAGAA
The sequence above is drawn from the Synergistaceae bacterium genome and encodes:
- the mrdA gene encoding penicillin-binding protein 2, with the protein product MSKTKYAIFEMERRIQFLQRVLFVTFCFLLCGLVFFQILKRNEYINLASKNRLRIFRMPAPRGVITDINGAPLAANVRTFNINVYPVDANDEESKIRISNILQRNGIPMTVEKLQELIQKQYSAPYRAITLIKNLTFSQVAELVTDREFNEMLFVSPMWRRTYPASEVAAHAVGYVSEITKEELETRDSSQYRGGDLIGKTAIEAFYDDYLNGWAGESVIEVDARGRKLRDISSKEPVRGKDIILSVDLEAQRYAAELMGKYRGAVVAMDVNDGSIKCIYSSPSYDPNSLTWGISSKEWAALADRIERPMMNRAISGSYPPASTFKVVTASAALEAKTINTRTNVHCPGYFTLGTGRFRCWKRTGHGSENVNNAIRDSCDVFFYQTATWLGIDKLILTAEKYGVGQKTGIDLISEVDGTIAGPKWKRERIKEAWYGGDTVNYSIGQGYLLMTPLQLARTYAAIANNGKLVKPRLNIESKVEYKKVNISDTTIKLMQEALLSVTNRGTGRRANMFGVKLAGKTGTAQNSHGEDHAWFVGYGPEKNPKYVVVAIAEAGRAGSEVTAPIVGKMLNYLVNGKKYVEPKKVEEQN